The Haemorhous mexicanus isolate bHaeMex1 chromosome 6, bHaeMex1.pri, whole genome shotgun sequence genome includes the window aataaatgtatttgtATTCCCTTTTGGTTTGCATTAAATCTGCAAACTTTGTCTTTATTTCCTGTCATGTTTGAATTCATGAAACACAGCAAAGTGATTGTGTACAATTTGAAGTAGCTTCATGGAGCCtaatcttcttggaggcaaagCACACCATTTCTAGCTCCTGGGATGTGAAAGGGGAGTCTTCTGAGCTCTAGGTGCCCTCCAGCTGGTAGCACAGTTCTCCTTGCCTGTTTCCTCATCTGTAGACGGGGTCTAAAGCTCCTTGCCTTTCCTCACACTGTTTTCCAGCTCACAAAATGCTTGTCAGAGATGATTTCTTGTAGCTCAAAGATAGTGATTTACTATAATCTCATGTGAAATGCAGaatactttcattttctttcatgttgtGCTGAAGAAGTTTATTCCTGCTGAGGGCTGAATCAGCATCTCAGAAATGATGGCAGGCCCCTCACTATTCCCCAGCCCTTGCCTGAAACAACTCACAGGTGTTTTGTGTAATGAAGTATTACACAAATGGGGTCCTCAGGCATTTAATGTCTCTCCTCTGCTTTCAAGACCAGTTTTATGAGAATAACTTTTCTAGACAATGGAAAGATAGTTGGAAAGGATAATGGAGATTtgtgtgctttgtgtttttGTATGGTGGAGAAAGCAAGACAGCGTGGGAGGGTGCAGTCCCCAACAAGCTAAAGAGCAAGAACATTTGAAGCTTTGAGCTTTTTCTCATCAGCTTTCTTTTTGGCTTGCCTTAGGGTTGGGCTTCAACATTGTTGGGGGGACAGATCAGCAGTACATTGCCAATGACAACAGCATCTATGTCAGCTGGATCAAAAAGGATGGGGCAGCTTACCTTGATGGCCGATTACAAGAAGGAGATAAAATTGTAGCGGTAAGCCCTTTCTTCTGTTGTCCTCTGTGTTCTTGATCAGTGATGTGATGTGagaggcaggttttccttcacaGTGCATAGAGAGGAGGAACGGGGTGAATGAATTAGATGATCCCAAGCAAACTCCATGGAGGAGTCACCTTGGGGGTCTGGGGAGAGCTCTGAGCACAAGGGAGGTGAGTGGCTCTACATGTGGGCTTATCTCCTCTTGATTTGCCACAGAAATGCTCTGTGGTGCTGTACTTGTGTTTCCTCTGTGACTTGCCTCCCTAAGGTTTTAGAATCCATCAAGTGTTCTCTTGCATGCAATGGATTTTCGTTTACACACATGTAAATAAAGGTTTTCCACCTcttaaatttccattttttgacTGGTAATCCATGATTTCTAATCCTTTTGCACAGGGGGTTTTTAGATGATAAAATTTCTAGGCCATAATATTCTTCTCTTCATTTAAGCTCCTCAAGAATAACATAGGCTGCTTCTCCTTTTAGAAATTTGTTTTCAAGTGTCTGATGTTCACACCCACTGGTTCTTCAGACAGCTGGCAATCATACAAGAAAGCTTTACAAAGTGATGGGTGAAAAAGTAGCCTCTCCTAGTATGATACACAACCTTTTTGTACTccctaattttattttacacttaTTCATTTTGTTCCACATGTGATCTTTTTAGCCTCTATAGACTACCTTGCACTAATTGGAGCCTATTATTGATCCAGAAAGTGATATTAAGTTAAACAGAGaatattctctttttcctgACAGATTAATATTTATGTACTTGTGTTTGGGATGTCTACATATGAAGAGAAGGGAGGCACTGGATGTGATCAGTGGGGATACAGTTAGGGATAATGGgggtgaaaaggaaaaggtagGATAAATTCACTCACTGAATGAAATTGAGTGGGTTATAAAACCCTGTGCCATGATATATTactttaaattaagaaaaatccCAACACTTGCAAGTGGATCAAGTGGATGCCTAGAAGTatgtatgtaatttttttttgttggttttgctaCATCAGTGTGCTTATAAAAGTGTGTTTACAACACTCGCTCGAACAGAGGGATTTCAAAGGTATACCAGTAGATGAAACAAGGGAAGAgacttaaaataataattttgctgTAGCTGCTCTTTTATGTTCATTAGCTGTTAGAATCACACCTTTGATTTCTTTCCAGTAAAGCAACAGCATCAGAAGCTGCTGTTGACAAAACTGTGGTCTTTTATTCTTACTTTGCTTCTAGGTAGTTTTTTTTAGTACCTCTATGTTTTCACTTGGAGTTTCTCATGTTCTGTCTCAAcatataaaaatgcatcataatattaattaattaattaggaCCTTATAGTATTATGCCTCAAATGCAGAATTTTGTGAAACATGAAGATTTTTAATGTCTTATCCTTCATATGTTAGCCTGCATCattaaaaatgtgctttctttaccttcagcatctggctctccttttccttttttgctaGATCAATGGCAAAGACTTGAAGGATTTGCGGCACAAGGATGCTGTGGAACTGTTCAGGAATGCAGGCTATTACGTGTCTCTGAAAATTCAGCGCAGGGTATGTTTTACCTCTTCCTTAGGGTTGTTTCTGGCTCAGTTTAGACTGGTTTCTATGATTGGTGGCTGTTTCATGAGGAAGAAGAGCACTGTGTCGAGATGCTCAGTGTGATATGTGCATATAAAAATTTTGTTTGACCTATGACCTTCTCTCATTGCCTTAGCTGTGATTATCTCTGTAAAACTTTGTAACCTTTGTATCAGTGAAAAGGTGAGTTTGGCGATGTCCCCAGGTCTTTGTTTTGCTGGCGTGTGTTGTGTTTGCCCACTGTTCTCCTTTCTCAGAGGTAAAGCTTTGTTCGTGAAGACAGAATCTCAAGTTGCCCAGTTTTATTTCAGTGGCTACAATCTTACTGGAGACAGAAGTCCTTTTGTTTCAGAGGCCATCAGTCAAGTTAGTGTTGAACTGTGTGTACAGCCCAACGCTACACGACAGACATTTAGgtgctggagcgtgtccagagaagggtgATAAAGCAGGTGAAGGAtctggagcacaggtctgatgaggagcagctgagggagctgggggtgtgtaGCCTGGCGTTTAGCTCAGGAAGACCCTATTGctctccacagctgcctggaaGGAGGCTGTATCCAGGTGGGGgattggtctcttctcccaggcaacaagTGACATGACAAACGGAGACATTCTCAAGTTGCATCAGCTCAAGTTTAGATCGGGTATTCGGAATTTCTTCATTGAAATAAGGTTGTCAAGcagtggaacaggctgctgagggaagtggttgagtcaccatccctgaaggcATTTAAAAAACGTGCAGATGTGGTGCTTAGTTTAATGGTaaacttggcagtgctgggttaatggttggacttagAGGTCTTTCCAACATAAATGATTTTACAATGATAGGAAGTATGGACTGCTATTCTTTAAATATACTGACACCATTTTAGATGTAAAAAGAGATAAACCCTTAATCCCCAGATATTTTGGAAGGTGACAAAAGAAATACTGATCTACCCAAAGCATGCTGGGGAGAGGTGGCTTGAGATCCCTTTTCTACTCCCTTAACAAAGGAATAAGTCTGCTGGACCAGTGTATAAGGCAGgtaagaaaaccagagagaattATTGATGTCTTTTTCCTGGTAAAGAGATCAGGAAATGGTGTGGTGGCAAGTGCATCAAGGGGTGACTGGGTATGTGTGTgtcatttttctgctgtatgAGGTGCATCCTGCTCCACTTGAGTCCTAGTTTAGAAAGTGGCAGAGAAACATGAAGGTGCCTGGTAGTGACTGGGTACCCTGCATTTAAGTTCAGTCCATCCTAAGCTGTTTCAACCCTCCATGTGCGGAGTCTGCAGGTACCTGGGGAAACTATTTTGACCATTCTTACAGAACCACCTGGTCCAGACACAGAACTGGGGGCTCTCTTGTTATTGCTTCtgacataaataatttttttttccttgtagttgCAGCCACAGAATGGCCCTGTGGGTCATGGAGGAGATGGAGAATCAGGTGGGCTTCCTCTGGCAGCCATTCTTGTGCCAGGCCTGGCGCTTGCTGTGACAGCAGTCTGGATCTTGCTGAGGTATCGACAGCGGATGTGAAGAGTTCACGGCTGGGATATCACTGCACATTTTACACAGCTATGATGCAATTTAAAGATAGAGAATCAACAATCTTGTCACAGACTGGTGCCAAAAAGGATCATTGCCTATCATCAAAGTTGCTGCTGATGTTCGTATATATTGATTTTGTTGCAGGGTGGGtagaagcagagagaaaaaagggaagggagaggacTGTGTTTATGTAAAGAATGGGATAGCTGTATTTTTTGACAAATTGAGGAGGCTTTGCCATCCTCCTCTATTCTGCACCATGAACTTTCAAATACACTCATCTATTCCACATTTTAAGGTTTAACTTTTGGTTAAAGGGAGTGGGAGTGGTTTTAAATCAAAAACATTATCTAGAGGCTTTGCCTTGTTTCCACAgaattttttcttgaatttaatGAATTCTGTCCAAACCATGAATAAAGAGAAGCAATGCAAAGGATATATTATTTTTCCCATTGAAATTTTCTTGGTTGTTGCTTAAAAAATGCCTTAAATGTGTAAAATCTGATCTGTGGTTTCACAGGTAAAATCTTCAGTGTAGCTGCTGATTTAACAGCAATATGCAGTATTGGTGAGACATTTTGCCAGTTGTGGAAAGATAGAAGATAACTTGCTGCTAGAATAAGATTTTGATTGTCAAAATGATTGCTCATTTTTGGGTCTGAGTTGTAAGAGAAAGTTTTCCACAAAATGATAACATACTGGAGAGAGACA containing:
- the SYNJ2BP gene encoding synaptojanin-2-binding protein isoform X1, with protein sequence MNGSVAGGGFAEEIISLTRRPSGLGFNIVGGTDQQYIANDNSIYVSWIKKDGAAYLDGRLQEGDKIVAINGKDLKDLRHKDAVELFRNAGYYVSLKIQRRLQPQNGPVGHGGDGESGGLPLAAILVPGLALAVTAVWILLRYRQRM
- the SYNJ2BP gene encoding synaptojanin-2-binding protein isoform X2, producing the protein MNGSVAGGGFAEEIISLTRRPSGLGFNIVGGTDQQYIANDNSIYVSWIKKDGAAYLDGRLQEGDKIVAINGKDLKDLRHKDAVELFRNAGYYVSLKIQRRIFWKVTKEILIYPKHAGERWLEIPFLLP